The proteins below come from a single Bartonella schoenbuchensis R1 genomic window:
- a CDS encoding DNA translocase FtsK — protein MEEAHHSIYEVLLGFFVTVFGAVLHFLYFLQARLGRLFSWSKNSKKRDDLSEQQSWLCEGEENVFGRVEPVLFEEEGKQESCPHKESVSSSKGRVFKPSKVVFKNGFTLPLLDYLSVFPPAEKDARLSPTALKENSRELETILLDFGVKGKMINARPGPVVTLYEFEPAAGIKSSRVIGLADDIARSMRAISARVAVVPGRNVIGIELPNATRETVYLREILQAQEFVHNKANLALALGKTIGGETVIADLAKMPHLLVAGTTGSGKSVAINTMILSLLYRMTPEQCRLIMIDPKMLELSIYDGIPHLLTPVVTDPKKAVIALKWAVREMEERYSKMSKVGVRNIDGFNARLKEAQSQGETLTRTVQVGFDRTTGEPLYESETLDLNPMPYIVVIIDEMADLMLVAGKDIEGAVQRLAQMARAAGIHVIMATQRPSVDVITGTIKANFPTRISFSVSSKIDSRTILGEQGAEQLLGQGDMLFMMGGGRIQRVHGPFVADNEVEQVVAHLKAQAQPDYLEAVTQETADHGVDVSLVTPAQNDPYSQAVAVVLRDRRVSTSYIQRRLGIGYNRAASLIERMEEEGIISPANHAGKREILVPAEEEPLK, from the coding sequence GTGGAAGAGGCTCATCACTCTATCTATGAAGTGCTGCTTGGTTTTTTTGTTACAGTTTTTGGAGCAGTTTTGCATTTTCTTTATTTTTTACAAGCACGTTTGGGGCGCCTTTTTTCATGGAGCAAGAATTCTAAGAAACGAGATGATCTTTCTGAGCAGCAAAGTTGGCTCTGTGAGGGGGAAGAAAATGTATTTGGTCGGGTTGAGCCGGTTTTATTTGAAGAAGAAGGAAAGCAGGAGTCTTGCCCCCATAAAGAATCTGTTTCGTCCTCCAAGGGTCGTGTTTTCAAGCCGTCAAAAGTTGTTTTTAAAAATGGTTTTACGCTTCCACTTTTGGATTATCTTTCTGTTTTTCCACCGGCTGAGAAAGATGCGAGATTGTCTCCTACTGCTTTAAAAGAAAATTCTCGTGAACTTGAGACAATCTTATTAGATTTTGGTGTTAAGGGTAAAATGATTAATGCACGCCCTGGGCCAGTTGTAACTTTATATGAATTTGAGCCAGCAGCTGGTATTAAATCTTCACGTGTTATTGGATTGGCTGATGATATTGCTCGTTCAATGCGTGCAATTTCAGCACGTGTTGCTGTTGTTCCAGGGCGCAATGTGATTGGAATAGAGTTGCCCAATGCAACGCGTGAGACAGTTTATTTGCGGGAAATTTTGCAAGCTCAAGAATTTGTTCACAACAAAGCAAACTTAGCGCTTGCTTTGGGTAAAACAATAGGTGGTGAAACGGTGATTGCAGATTTGGCAAAGATGCCGCATCTTTTGGTAGCAGGTACCACTGGGTCGGGTAAATCTGTTGCTATTAATACAATGATTTTGTCACTTCTTTATCGTATGACACCTGAGCAATGTCGTTTAATTATGATCGATCCTAAGATGCTTGAACTTTCGATTTATGACGGTATTCCGCATTTATTAACGCCGGTGGTAACAGATCCTAAAAAAGCAGTGATTGCTCTTAAGTGGGCTGTTCGTGAAATGGAAGAGCGCTATAGTAAAATGTCAAAAGTTGGCGTTCGTAATATTGATGGGTTTAATGCGCGTTTAAAAGAAGCACAAAGTCAAGGAGAGACATTGACACGAACGGTCCAAGTGGGATTTGATCGCACGACTGGTGAGCCCCTTTATGAATCAGAAACTCTCGATTTAAATCCTATGCCCTATATTGTTGTTATTATTGATGAAATGGCAGATTTAATGCTTGTTGCGGGGAAGGATATTGAAGGAGCAGTTCAACGTTTAGCACAAATGGCGCGTGCTGCTGGTATTCATGTGATTATGGCCACACAGCGCCCTTCGGTGGATGTTATTACGGGTACGATTAAAGCTAATTTTCCTACACGCATTTCTTTTTCTGTTAGTTCAAAGATTGATAGTCGGACAATTCTTGGTGAACAAGGAGCTGAACAATTGCTAGGGCAGGGGGATATGCTTTTTATGATGGGAGGGGGGCGTATTCAGCGTGTTCATGGTCCTTTTGTTGCTGATAATGAAGTTGAACAGGTTGTTGCTCATCTGAAAGCTCAAGCGCAGCCTGATTATTTAGAGGCTGTTACACAAGAAACGGCAGATCATGGCGTTGATGTTTCTCTTGTCACTCCTGCGCAAAATGATCCTTATAGTCAAGCTGTTGCAGTTGTTTTGCGTGATCGTAGGGTTTCAACTTCTTATATTCAGCGCCGTTTAGGGATTGGGTATAACCGTGCTGCTTCACTGATTGAGCGGATGGAAGAAGAAGGCATCATTAGCCCTGCTAATCATGCGGGAAAACGAGAAATTTTAGTACCTGCTGAAGAAGAGCCGTTAAAGTAA
- a CDS encoding DNA translocase FtsK 4TM domain-containing protein, whose product MRQDLSSDHLSERLDYQSPRLVNLFLRQIGAFIGLGLLGLIIFCVLALATWNVVDPSLTYANAHEVTNLMGWPGAIFSDFAIQFFGLASLCILLPPFFWSLLLLAQKDIRNFIFRLFLWVVSAIYFSAVFALLTHFASFTRWPLPIGFGGVVGDKILNTAYLFFPSFFAFFSSLQIAFIGVCLAPLGFVIAAFAGNVAWRCKNDDKRNKKTKRSK is encoded by the coding sequence ATGCGCCAAGATTTGTCTTCTGATCATTTATCAGAAAGGCTTGATTATCAAAGTCCACGTCTTGTGAATTTATTTTTGCGTCAGATTGGTGCCTTCATTGGGCTTGGGCTTTTGGGTCTTATTATTTTTTGTGTTTTAGCTTTAGCAACATGGAATGTTGTAGACCCATCATTGACTTATGCCAATGCTCATGAGGTTACAAATCTTATGGGGTGGCCTGGTGCGATTTTTTCAGATTTTGCTATACAGTTTTTTGGTTTGGCAAGTTTGTGCATTTTATTACCCCCGTTTTTTTGGTCACTTTTATTGTTGGCACAAAAAGATATTCGTAATTTTATATTTCGTCTTTTTTTGTGGGTGGTATCAGCGATTTATTTTTCAGCTGTTTTTGCTTTGTTGACACATTTTGCCTCTTTTACGCGTTGGCCCTTGCCGATTGGCTTTGGAGGCGTTGTGGGTGATAAAATTTTAAATACTGCTTATTTATTTTTTCCTTCCTTTTTTGCTTTTTTTTCTTCCTTACAAATTGCTTTTATAGGTGTTTGTCTTGCTCCTTTAGGTTTTGTGATAGCTGCTTTTGCTGGCAATGTGGCGTGGCGTTGCAAGAATGATGACAAAAGAAACAAAAAAACAAAAAGGTCAAAGTAA